In Fusarium verticillioides 7600 chromosome 4, whole genome shotgun sequence, the following proteins share a genomic window:
- a CDS encoding pectate lyase, with protein sequence MHASSLLTLLTTLPAAMACLGYTGGVPKATGTKSLSAPQYLKKGQVFDAKWVRYDRGVKCSGQSEGGEKDAVFVLEDGATLRNVVIGANQKEGVHCLGACNLEFVWFEDVCEDAISIKGSGTANIIGGGAYKAADKIIQHNGCGHVNIVNFYANDYGKVYRSCGNCKGNSKCKRSVHMEGVTAVNGGELIGINTNLGDKATYSNNCYPKTQCQGYNGCDKSNGECEPTKAGKC encoded by the exons ATGCACGCCTCCAGCCTTCTCACCCTCCTCACAACCCTCCCCGCCGCAATGGCCTGCCTCGGCTACACAGGTGGCGTCCCCAAAGCCACAGGCACCAAGTCCCTCAGCGCCCCCCAATACCTCAAGAAGGGCCAAGTCTTCGACGCTAAGTGGGTTCGTTACGACCGCGGCGTCAAGTGCTCCGGCCAAAGCGAAGGCGGCGAGAAGGACGCTGTGTTTGTTCTCGAGGACGGTGCTACTCTTCGTAATGTTGTCATTGGTGCGAACCAGAAGGAGGGTGTGCACTGTCTTGGTGCTTGTAACCTTGAGTTTGTCTGGTTTGAGGATGTTTGCGAGGATGCTATCTCTATCAAGGGTAGTGGAACTGCCAACATTATTGGTGGCGGTGCTTATAAGGCTGCTGATAAGATCATCCAGCACAATGGATGCGGCCATGTTAACATTGTCAACTTCT ATGCCAACGACTACGGCAAAGTCTACCGCTCTTGCGGTAACTGCAAGGGTAACTCCAAGTGCAAGCGATCCGTCCACATGGAGGGCGTCACTGCTGTCAACGGCGGTGAGctcatcggcatcaacaccaacctcgGCGACAAG GCCACCTACTCCAACAACTGCTACCCCAAGACCCAGTGCCAGGGCTACAACGGTTGCGACAAGTCCAACGGCGAGTGTGAGCCtaccaaggctggcaagTGCTAG